One Rossellomorea aquimaris DNA window includes the following coding sequences:
- a CDS encoding GTP-binding protein — protein sequence MKVPVTVLSGYLGSGKTTLLNHILHNREDKRIAVIVNDMSEVNIDASLVKSGGFTRTEEKLVELQNGCICCTLREDLMIEVQRLVDQGNIDYIVIESTGISEPIPVAQTFTYLDEEMEIDLTRKTKLDTMVTVVDANRFWHDFASGETLLDRKQATDEGDTREVVDLLIDQIEFANVIVLNKIDLVEEVDVIELKAVLQKLNSEARIIEASHSNIPLAQVLDTNLFDFEKASQAAGWIKELQEEHIPETEEYGISSFVYRRKKPFHPERFMKWMEEWPVDIVRAKGFFWLPTRNDMTGLLSQAGPSIIIQGAGEWVAAYPENERKEILAEEVELAERWDPVYGDRVNEIVFIGLEMNREEIEQSLDSCLLTEREMGEDWTKLKDPIPAFTVEG from the coding sequence ATGAAAGTACCAGTAACAGTATTAAGCGGTTATTTAGGATCAGGAAAGACGACATTATTAAATCATATTTTACATAATAGGGAAGATAAGCGAATAGCGGTCATTGTGAATGATATGAGTGAAGTGAATATCGATGCGTCCCTGGTGAAGAGTGGAGGGTTCACCAGAACAGAAGAAAAATTAGTGGAGCTTCAAAATGGTTGTATTTGCTGCACCTTGAGGGAAGATTTAATGATAGAAGTCCAGCGATTGGTCGATCAGGGGAATATTGATTATATAGTGATTGAATCTACCGGAATTTCCGAACCGATTCCTGTAGCTCAAACATTCACTTATCTGGATGAAGAGATGGAGATTGATCTTACGAGGAAAACAAAACTGGATACGATGGTGACGGTTGTGGATGCCAACCGATTCTGGCATGATTTTGCAAGTGGTGAAACTCTGCTGGATCGAAAGCAGGCAACGGACGAAGGTGACACAAGGGAAGTAGTGGATTTACTGATTGATCAAATCGAGTTTGCGAATGTGATTGTGTTAAATAAAATAGATTTAGTGGAAGAAGTGGATGTTATAGAATTAAAAGCTGTTCTTCAAAAATTGAATTCAGAAGCTAGAATCATTGAAGCTTCTCATTCCAACATACCATTAGCTCAAGTACTGGATACCAACCTGTTCGATTTTGAGAAAGCGAGCCAGGCAGCCGGCTGGATAAAAGAGTTACAGGAAGAACACATTCCTGAGACAGAGGAATATGGAATTTCTTCTTTTGTATACAGACGAAAAAAGCCCTTTCACCCTGAACGATTCATGAAATGGATGGAAGAGTGGCCGGTAGACATCGTGAGGGCAAAAGGCTTCTTTTGGCTGCCGACCCGTAACGACATGACGGGCTTATTATCCCAGGCAGGTCCATCGATCATCATTCAGGGAGCAGGGGAATGGGTAGCTGCTTATCCTGAAAATGAGAGAAAGGAAATCCTGGCTGAAGAAGTGGAATTAGCTGAGAGATGGGATCCTGTTTATGGTGATAGAGTGAACGAAATCGTATTTATCGGTCTTGAGATGAACAGGGAAGAAATAGAGCAGTCATTAGATAGCTGCTTATTAACAGAAAGAGAAATGGGGGAGGATTGGACAAAATTGAAAGACCCGATTCCTGCTTTTACGGTGGAGGGTTGA
- a CDS encoding TIGR03943 family protein encodes MKPFIQFHTFIRGIILIGYALLVLKLFLTFNLQNFVAPKMHGYMYFALGVFILLGAIQIIRGTSSASAKEHHCDCEGHELPKGFIRSSMVYALFIFPIVVGFLLPDNLLDSSVAAKRGVKVGNSLFSTPPSDEQKGSDQNESSEKSSTETEPTLSPYDEFPVEKDFDKLKEIVNKREKIIVRDEQYIQTLSIVDENLDDFVGKEVQLTGFVYKDEGFAEDEMVISRFTVTCCVADASVYGLLARDSGLSKLEPDTWINVSGVIDKVDFNGQEMPVLKNPVFEEIEPPANPYVEEFYIKIE; translated from the coding sequence ATGAAACCATTCATCCAATTCCATACATTCATCCGGGGAATCATCTTAATTGGATATGCTCTCTTGGTATTGAAACTATTTTTAACGTTTAATTTGCAAAACTTTGTCGCACCCAAAATGCATGGTTACATGTATTTCGCTCTGGGGGTTTTCATTCTCCTCGGGGCTATCCAAATCATCAGGGGCACATCTTCAGCTTCTGCAAAAGAACACCATTGTGATTGCGAAGGTCATGAACTGCCGAAAGGATTCATCAGGTCCAGTATGGTATATGCCCTATTTATTTTTCCAATAGTGGTGGGTTTCCTGCTGCCGGATAATTTATTAGATAGCTCCGTTGCGGCCAAAAGAGGGGTAAAAGTGGGGAATAGCCTATTTTCAACACCGCCATCCGATGAACAAAAAGGGTCAGATCAAAATGAGAGCTCTGAGAAAAGTTCGACTGAAACTGAGCCCACCCTCAGTCCGTATGATGAGTTTCCTGTGGAAAAAGATTTCGACAAGCTGAAAGAAATCGTAAATAAAAGAGAAAAAATAATCGTAAGAGATGAACAATATATTCAGACATTAAGTATTGTGGATGAAAACCTGGACGATTTCGTGGGAAAAGAAGTTCAGCTTACAGGCTTTGTGTATAAAGATGAAGGTTTTGCAGAAGATGAAATGGTGATTTCCCGCTTTACCGTTACGTGCTGCGTAGCAGATGCTTCCGTTTATGGATTATTGGCGCGGGATTCAGGACTGAGTAAACTTGAACCCGATACATGGATTAACGTGAGTGGCGTGATCGATAAGGTGGATTTTAATGGTCAGGAAATGCCGGTTCTAAAGAATCCTGTGTTTGAAGAAATTGAGCCGCCTGCCAATCCATATGTAGAGGAGTTCTATATCAAAATTGAATAA
- a CDS encoding permease — MNSLRSFSQEMTGIILFMLFIVLFLAGDWVKGYIPDEFLTSSMVNVITIFLSILLEAIPFILIGVFASALIQVFVSESLLQRIIPKRFPYLALFPAAVVGALLPVCECAIVPVARRLIKKGMPAHLAIVVMVTAPILNPIVFASTYYAFQNNITVVWGRMGIALIAALIIGALLYRFYGKRNPLIQKAHDHEHHHDHSSNKIMQTIVHASDEFFDMGKYLIIGAFVAAGFQTYLDRELLVGIGTNEVLAPAVMMGFAYIISLCSEADAFVASSFGSIFSASSILAFLVYGPMIDFKNTLLMLAYFNKKFVLIFIGVVTIVVYTCTLVFQIFV; from the coding sequence ATGAATTCTTTGAGGAGCTTTAGTCAAGAGATGACAGGGATAATATTATTCATGTTATTTATTGTTCTTTTTTTAGCTGGCGATTGGGTGAAAGGTTATATCCCGGACGAGTTTCTTACTTCTTCGATGGTGAATGTCATTACGATATTCCTTAGTATCTTGTTAGAAGCGATCCCTTTTATCTTAATTGGTGTCTTCGCATCCGCACTTATTCAAGTATTTGTTTCTGAGAGTCTATTACAAAGAATCATCCCGAAGAGGTTTCCTTACCTGGCTCTGTTTCCTGCCGCTGTGGTGGGAGCATTGCTTCCTGTATGCGAGTGTGCCATTGTGCCGGTGGCAAGAAGGCTGATTAAGAAAGGAATGCCTGCTCATCTTGCGATTGTCGTCATGGTAACCGCGCCTATTTTAAATCCAATTGTATTTGCCTCTACTTATTATGCGTTCCAGAATAATATAACGGTTGTCTGGGGCAGGATGGGAATTGCTCTAATAGCTGCCTTAATCATTGGGGCATTATTGTATAGGTTTTATGGAAAGAGAAACCCGCTTATACAGAAAGCGCATGATCACGAGCATCATCATGATCACTCTTCCAATAAAATAATGCAGACGATTGTTCATGCCAGTGATGAATTTTTTGACATGGGTAAATACCTTATCATCGGGGCATTCGTTGCAGCAGGATTTCAGACTTATCTTGATAGAGAACTGTTAGTGGGGATAGGGACGAATGAGGTACTTGCGCCGGCAGTCATGATGGGGTTTGCGTATATTATTTCTTTATGTTCGGAGGCTGACGCATTTGTGGCGTCGTCGTTCGGCAGTATATTTTCTGCTTCGTCCATTTTGGCATTTTTAGTATATGGTCCTATGATTGATTTCAAGAATACTTTATTGATGCTTGCATACTTTAATAAAAAATTTGTACTGATCTTTATTGGGGTCGTGACGATTGTTGTGTATACATGCACATTGGTATTCCAAATATTTGTATAA
- a CDS encoding H-type small acid-soluble spore protein, whose protein sequence is MDYNRVKQILSSSADIEVKYKDASVWIDSVNEDGKTAVVHLRGPLEERSEVSVSDLEEA, encoded by the coding sequence ATGGATTATAATCGTGTAAAACAGATTTTATCTTCTTCAGCTGATATTGAAGTAAAATATAAAGATGCGTCCGTATGGATAGACTCTGTTAATGAAGATGGAAAAACAGCTGTTGTTCATCTTCGCGGACCACTAGAAGAACGTTCTGAAGTAAGTGTTTCAGATTTAGAAGAAGCATAA
- a CDS encoding alkaline phosphatase, producing MKKSMKKILPLAVVSTLALGSVIGMSQDSPEAQSKDSKNGKAKNVIFMIGDGMGVPYTTALRYMNDNPDTAEMEKTAFDPYLVGLQSTHPEDEKENVTDSAAAATAMSGGVKTYNNAIAVDNDKTDVKTVLEQAKENGMSTGIVATSEITHATPASYGAHEEQRKSEDAIADDYYDEMINGEHKIDVMLGGGTDFFERDDRNLAEQFQKDGYSYVKSAEELKNDDNKQVLGLFSEVGMDKMIDRDEEQPSLADMTTSALDRLKGDKDGFFLMVEGSQIDWAGHDNDIVGAMSEMRDFEKALEEVRDFAKENGETLVVVTADHSTGGISIGADGEYNWDPAPIQAAKRTPDFMAEQIVKGASVEETLAENIDLELTEEEIASVKEAAEKGDQTEIDNAIEKIFDKRSGTGWTTDGHTGDDVPVYAFGPQKEKFSGMIDNTDQAKMIFELLKNKGKIKDKK from the coding sequence ATGAAGAAATCAATGAAGAAGATTCTTCCGTTAGCGGTTGTGTCAACATTAGCTCTTGGAAGTGTAATAGGGATGAGTCAGGACAGTCCTGAAGCACAATCCAAAGATTCCAAGAACGGCAAAGCCAAAAACGTCATCTTTATGATTGGTGATGGAATGGGCGTTCCTTACACAACGGCTCTTCGCTATATGAATGACAATCCAGATACAGCAGAGATGGAAAAAACGGCTTTCGACCCTTACCTAGTCGGACTGCAATCCACTCATCCTGAAGATGAAAAGGAAAACGTAACAGATTCAGCAGCAGCTGCTACGGCTATGAGCGGTGGAGTCAAAACATACAATAATGCGATAGCAGTCGATAATGATAAAACAGATGTTAAAACCGTATTAGAACAGGCGAAAGAAAACGGTATGTCTACAGGAATTGTAGCGACATCTGAAATCACCCATGCGACTCCAGCATCTTATGGAGCCCATGAAGAGCAGCGTAAAAGCGAAGATGCGATTGCGGATGATTATTATGATGAAATGATTAACGGTGAACATAAGATTGACGTCATGCTGGGCGGAGGGACGGACTTCTTCGAACGTGATGACCGTAACCTTGCTGAGCAGTTCCAGAAAGATGGTTACAGCTATGTGAAATCTGCAGAAGAACTTAAAAATGACGACAACAAACAAGTTCTTGGTCTTTTCTCTGAAGTGGGAATGGACAAGATGATCGACCGTGATGAAGAACAGCCCAGCTTAGCGGATATGACGACATCTGCACTCGACCGTTTAAAAGGTGACAAGGACGGATTCTTCCTAATGGTGGAAGGCAGTCAAATCGACTGGGCTGGTCACGATAATGATATTGTCGGGGCTATGAGTGAAATGAGAGACTTTGAGAAGGCACTTGAAGAAGTAAGGGATTTTGCGAAAGAAAATGGTGAAACATTGGTAGTTGTTACAGCAGATCATTCTACAGGGGGAATCTCGATTGGTGCAGACGGTGAATATAATTGGGATCCGGCACCGATTCAAGCTGCAAAACGCACTCCTGACTTTATGGCAGAACAAATTGTAAAAGGTGCTTCAGTGGAAGAAACCTTAGCTGAAAATATCGACCTAGAGTTAACGGAAGAGGAAATCGCTTCTGTAAAAGAAGCAGCAGAAAAAGGCGATCAAACCGAAATCGATAATGCCATCGAGAAAATCTTCGACAAGCGTTCAGGTACAGGCTGGACAACGGATGGTCATACAGGAGATGACGTTCCTGTGTATGCATTTGGTCCACAAAAAGAGAAATTTTCCGGCATGATCGATAACACAGATCAAGCGAAAATGATCTTTGAATTATTGAAAAATAAAGGAAAAATCAAAGATAAGAAATAA
- a CDS encoding arginine deiminase family protein, whose protein sequence is MSLNSPLVPNQKTHCSNEYGKLKKVVVVSPENMQINEIINETQKHFLKENINIDKAVLQHKNFVDTLEKNGSEVIHLQPSPEFNEQVFTRDIGFTIHDQFFVASMNTDVRRGEVKTLKNWLETNEVPYNELLHSIEGGDVLVDEQNIWIGVSGRTNQLAIQSLRNQLPQFTINELPLKEGVLHLDCVFTIISEEWALVYPPAFSKEDLEKIKTHYNIITVTDDEQFQMGPNVLAIDDGKIISLTQNQDLNERIRSKGFDVIELDLSEIIKSGGSFRCCTLPLIRE, encoded by the coding sequence ATGAGTTTAAATTCCCCGTTGGTTCCAAATCAAAAAACCCATTGTTCCAATGAATATGGAAAGTTAAAGAAAGTGGTCGTTGTTTCACCTGAAAATATGCAAATAAATGAAATCATAAATGAGACTCAAAAGCATTTCCTAAAGGAAAATATCAATATAGATAAAGCGGTTCTGCAGCATAAAAACTTTGTTGATACGTTAGAGAAAAATGGTTCAGAGGTCATTCACCTGCAACCATCACCAGAGTTTAATGAACAAGTCTTCACAAGGGACATCGGTTTCACGATTCATGATCAGTTCTTTGTTGCATCCATGAATACGGATGTCAGGCGAGGCGAAGTGAAGACCCTGAAGAATTGGCTGGAAACGAATGAAGTGCCTTATAATGAACTTCTCCATTCCATTGAAGGAGGGGATGTGCTCGTTGATGAGCAGAATATTTGGATCGGAGTGAGTGGACGGACGAATCAATTGGCCATCCAGTCCTTACGAAATCAGCTCCCACAGTTTACCATTAATGAATTGCCTTTAAAAGAAGGGGTCCTTCATTTAGATTGTGTATTTACGATCATTTCAGAGGAATGGGCACTTGTCTATCCACCGGCCTTTTCAAAAGAGGACCTTGAGAAGATCAAGACGCATTACAATATCATCACTGTAACAGATGATGAGCAATTCCAAATGGGCCCTAATGTATTAGCAATCGATGATGGGAAAATCATTAGTCTTACTCAAAATCAAGATTTGAATGAACGAATCAGATCGAAAGGTTTTGACGTGATTGAACTGGATTTATCCGAAATCATTAAGTCAGGAGGCTCATTCCGCTGCTGTACGCTTCCACTGATCAGGGAGTAG
- a CDS encoding long-chain-fatty-acid--CoA ligase, which produces MHVPLVLTDFLDRAVEQYGEKVAIIDDVKRLTYKQLNARVNQLSRGLKEFGIEKGDKVAYLAPNTTEMLEGFYGVYGVGGIMTPLNTRLKPSDYQFILTHSESKALFVDEELYPLVQPILSKVPNLKYIVIHGKSIDGHAGYDGWRGSFSDEAFDRVELEESDIASLLYTSGTTGDPKGVLLTHRSNYLHALSSMHHLRASDQDTLLHVLPMFHVNGWGSPFYYTANGATQVMLRKVEPEMILEKVEKHGVTVMHMAPTVLNMLLENYPNRERTIGQNVRVVIAGSAPPPAFVRKVEEDLDWEFIQVYGMTEISPLITTSILRSSEQDRPKEDKYRLKAKAGYSMIGSKVKVVDELGNEVPHNGKEIGEIVTRTNTVMEGYYKNPEATNQAIRDGWLHTGDMATVDQNGFIEIVDRMKDVIISGGENISSIEVEGALYEHDSVLEAAVVAIPHERWGEVPHAVVVIREGHSLTEKELIEFSREKLAHFKAPKSITFAKELPKTASGKIQKVVIRKEYWKDHDRMVH; this is translated from the coding sequence ATGCATGTACCTTTAGTGTTAACGGATTTTCTGGATCGTGCAGTCGAGCAATATGGAGAAAAGGTTGCAATTATTGATGATGTGAAGCGTTTGACGTATAAGCAGCTGAATGCACGTGTGAATCAACTGTCCAGGGGTCTTAAGGAATTCGGGATTGAAAAAGGGGACAAGGTCGCATATCTGGCTCCTAATACGACGGAGATGCTGGAAGGATTTTATGGTGTATATGGAGTAGGAGGAATTATGACCCCTTTGAATACTCGTTTAAAGCCATCAGATTATCAATTTATCCTGACTCATAGCGAGAGCAAAGCATTATTTGTGGATGAGGAACTTTATCCGCTGGTACAGCCGATTTTGTCTAAGGTGCCTAATTTAAAGTATATTGTGATTCATGGTAAATCTATAGATGGACATGCAGGCTATGACGGGTGGCGCGGCTCATTCAGCGACGAAGCCTTCGATCGCGTAGAACTGGAAGAAAGCGATATCGCTTCATTATTATATACAAGTGGAACGACAGGGGATCCGAAGGGGGTACTGCTCACTCACCGATCAAACTATCTGCACGCTCTATCCTCCATGCATCATTTACGGGCCTCCGATCAGGACACTTTGCTTCACGTGCTGCCTATGTTCCATGTGAATGGATGGGGATCTCCTTTTTACTATACGGCCAACGGTGCGACCCAGGTGATGCTCAGAAAAGTAGAACCTGAGATGATTTTAGAAAAAGTCGAGAAGCATGGCGTCACGGTTATGCATATGGCACCGACTGTTCTGAATATGCTTCTGGAAAACTATCCGAACAGGGAGCGGACTATCGGGCAGAATGTAAGGGTTGTCATTGCGGGATCTGCCCCTCCTCCGGCATTTGTAAGAAAGGTGGAAGAGGATCTGGATTGGGAATTCATCCAGGTGTACGGAATGACTGAAATCTCTCCACTTATCACTACGTCCATTCTGAGATCTTCAGAACAGGACCGACCAAAGGAAGATAAGTACCGGTTAAAGGCGAAAGCCGGATACAGTATGATTGGCAGCAAGGTGAAAGTAGTGGATGAGCTCGGAAATGAAGTGCCCCATAACGGGAAAGAGATTGGAGAAATCGTTACCAGAACGAATACAGTGATGGAAGGATATTATAAAAATCCTGAAGCCACCAATCAAGCCATTCGAGATGGATGGCTGCATACAGGTGACATGGCGACCGTTGACCAGAATGGCTTCATAGAAATTGTCGACCGGATGAAAGACGTGATCATCAGCGGGGGAGAAAACATCTCTTCTATTGAAGTAGAGGGGGCTCTTTATGAACATGATAGTGTCCTCGAAGCAGCCGTCGTAGCCATCCCCCATGAGCGTTGGGGAGAAGTGCCCCATGCAGTGGTTGTTATCAGGGAGGGTCACAGCTTAACGGAAAAGGAGCTTATCGAATTCAGCAGAGAAAAGCTTGCCCACTTCAAAGCACCGAAGAGTATTACCTTTGCAAAAGAATTACCTAAGACCGCTTCAGGAAAAATCCAAAAGGTTGTGATCCGAAAAGAATACTGGAAGGATCATGATCGGATGGTTCATTAA
- a CDS encoding DEAD/DEAH box helicase → MTPLNDFTSLGIQPKYVNALKEQSITEPTPIQIETIPVLLNGEDVIGQAQTGTGKTMAFLLPMLAKIDPLRDEIQSLIVTPTRELAIQVTAELNQILSSTEDDINVLAVYGGQDVEKQIKRLKNKAIHIVIGTPGRLLDHVRRETVDFSNVSFLVLDEADQMLHIGFFDEVESIIRETPFTRQTALFSATMSKDIRKIGKRYMNNPHNVQIREKEKIVQEIQQEIVETTDRQKLEALSQTIHDVQPFLGIIFCRTKRRVSKLLGDLKAKGFLVDELHGDLSQAKREGVMKKFRDAKLQLLIATDVAARGLDVEGVTHVFNYDIPQDVESYIHRIGRTGRAGKDGLAITFVALKDKQDLEMIEKGIGRSLPRRVVEVAPSEETANVHKGSNESAKDRREKNIQANKERKARSPRGGMSRNSDGGDSSRSRRSGREESSSRRGGDSASPSRGRQSRTGDSGNQRRNDSSRKRNSQSKSSSNRRGR, encoded by the coding sequence GTGACCCCATTGAATGATTTTACTTCCTTAGGAATACAACCTAAGTACGTCAATGCGTTAAAAGAACAATCGATTACAGAACCAACACCGATCCAGATCGAAACCATCCCTGTGTTATTAAATGGTGAAGACGTGATCGGACAGGCACAGACAGGAACGGGAAAAACGATGGCTTTTCTCCTGCCTATGCTTGCCAAAATTGATCCATTGAGAGATGAGATCCAATCTCTTATTGTGACTCCGACGAGGGAGCTCGCGATTCAGGTAACGGCTGAATTAAATCAAATTCTTTCTTCTACGGAAGATGACATAAATGTGTTAGCTGTGTACGGCGGCCAGGATGTTGAGAAGCAGATCAAGCGACTGAAGAATAAAGCGATTCATATCGTGATTGGAACACCTGGTCGTTTACTTGATCACGTTCGTCGGGAGACCGTGGACTTTTCAAACGTTTCGTTCCTTGTGCTGGATGAAGCGGATCAAATGCTTCATATCGGGTTTTTTGATGAAGTCGAGTCGATCATTCGCGAGACGCCGTTCACCCGTCAAACTGCCCTGTTTTCTGCGACGATGTCCAAGGATATCCGAAAGATCGGCAAGCGCTATATGAACAATCCACATAATGTACAGATTAGAGAAAAAGAAAAAATTGTACAGGAAATTCAACAGGAAATCGTGGAAACGACGGATCGTCAGAAATTAGAAGCCCTCAGTCAAACGATTCATGATGTCCAGCCGTTTTTAGGCATCATTTTCTGCCGGACGAAAAGAAGGGTCAGCAAGCTGCTGGGAGATCTGAAAGCGAAAGGATTCCTGGTGGACGAACTGCATGGTGACCTGTCTCAAGCGAAACGAGAAGGAGTGATGAAGAAGTTCAGGGACGCGAAACTTCAGCTTCTTATCGCAACAGATGTGGCAGCGCGTGGTCTGGATGTGGAAGGCGTCACTCATGTATTTAATTATGACATTCCTCAAGATGTGGAAAGCTACATTCACAGAATCGGACGTACAGGACGTGCCGGTAAAGACGGGCTTGCGATCACCTTTGTGGCACTAAAGGACAAGCAGGATTTGGAAATGATTGAAAAAGGCATTGGCCGTTCATTGCCTCGTCGTGTCGTGGAGGTCGCTCCTTCTGAGGAAACCGCCAATGTCCATAAGGGATCAAATGAAAGTGCGAAGGATAGACGTGAAAAGAATATCCAAGCGAATAAAGAGCGAAAAGCAAGATCTCCACGTGGAGGCATGTCTCGTAACAGTGATGGTGGTGACTCGTCACGCAGTCGTCGATCGGGAAGGGAAGAATCATCATCCCGACGTGGAGGAGATTCAGCCAGTCCCTCAAGAGGCAGACAATCCAGAACAGGTGATTCTGGCAACCAAAGAAGAAACGACTCCAGCAGAAAAAGAAACAGCCAAAGCAAATCCTCCTCAAATAGAAGAGGCCGCTAA
- a CDS encoding flavodoxin family protein, with protein MKVLAILGSTRKNGNSEYLAKKIVEGTDHTVVSLAELHIEPIEDLRHSEGGFSPVDDDYEQLVRLIEEHDVLLFATPLYWYGMSGPMKNFFDRWSQYLRDDRFNLKEELTKKKAYVVITGGSSAKIKGLPLVQQFNYIFEFVNMEFADYMIGAGVKPGEIENDVAALEKAEHWNALFK; from the coding sequence ATGAAAGTATTAGCCATTTTAGGGAGCACACGAAAAAACGGCAATTCAGAATACCTTGCAAAAAAAATCGTAGAAGGAACCGATCACACTGTCGTATCTCTCGCCGAGCTGCATATTGAACCGATCGAAGACTTAAGGCACTCAGAAGGGGGATTCTCTCCTGTCGATGATGATTACGAACAGCTCGTCCGATTAATAGAAGAGCATGACGTATTACTATTTGCCACTCCCCTTTATTGGTATGGAATGAGTGGCCCTATGAAAAATTTCTTTGACCGCTGGAGTCAGTACTTGCGTGATGACCGCTTTAACTTAAAAGAAGAGCTTACGAAGAAAAAAGCATATGTAGTGATTACCGGTGGAAGCTCAGCAAAGATTAAAGGCCTCCCCCTGGTACAGCAGTTCAATTACATTTTTGAATTCGTCAATATGGAATTTGCGGACTATATGATTGGTGCCGGAGTGAAGCCCGGAGAGATCGAGAATGACGTAGCAGCACTTGAAAAAGCTGAGCATTGGAATGCATTATTTAAATGA
- a CDS encoding nuclease-related domain-containing protein, giving the protein MIGKEHQPPVIISKLEALLRRLSKYFVRRLEIESQLGKFKAGYSGELSLDYYLNNLPDKEYVILHDLRLQNKSSIFQIDTLILHRHFILILEVKNIAGDIYIDTNFNQMIRTLNGKTEVFPDPILQAYRQKVELERWLVENKCPRIPIEHLVVLSNPHTHIKNSPEDQHVFQRLVRSAKLPFKIESYTHFYPIPSLTPKEFSKITKLLLKHHTPQTYDVLQQFNVAHSDIICGVYCVECEAATMERMGGTWRCRTCRTVQKDAHMSSLRDYAYLMGSTITNREAREFLKLESESATRKMLKRMNLPTTGSTRNKRYDLTPLMEHPPSPPEKSTPKSSKKHNSQSQRIHKRTP; this is encoded by the coding sequence TTGATCGGAAAAGAACATCAACCCCCTGTTATTATCTCAAAGCTTGAAGCCCTCTTAAGGAGATTGTCAAAATACTTTGTGAGAAGACTTGAAATAGAGTCTCAACTAGGTAAATTCAAAGCTGGCTATAGTGGTGAGTTATCATTAGACTATTATTTAAACAATCTTCCTGATAAAGAGTATGTTATCCTTCACGATCTTCGCCTACAAAACAAGTCATCCATTTTTCAAATCGATACGTTAATCCTGCACAGACATTTTATCCTTATTTTAGAAGTGAAAAACATTGCTGGAGATATCTATATCGATACAAACTTCAATCAAATGATTCGAACTTTGAACGGTAAAACGGAAGTCTTTCCAGATCCAATCTTGCAAGCGTACAGGCAGAAGGTGGAGCTTGAGAGATGGTTAGTTGAAAATAAATGTCCTCGAATACCGATCGAGCACCTTGTAGTCCTGTCGAACCCTCACACTCATATTAAAAATTCTCCGGAAGATCAGCATGTGTTTCAAAGACTAGTAAGAAGTGCGAAGCTCCCCTTCAAAATTGAAAGCTATACACATTTTTATCCAATCCCCTCTTTAACTCCTAAAGAATTTTCCAAAATTACAAAGCTTCTTCTTAAGCACCATACACCTCAAACGTATGATGTTCTTCAACAATTTAACGTTGCGCATTCAGATATTATATGTGGTGTCTATTGTGTTGAGTGTGAAGCTGCAACGATGGAGAGAATGGGTGGTACTTGGAGGTGCAGAACATGTAGAACAGTACAAAAGGATGCTCATATGTCTTCGTTACGAGATTATGCTTACCTTATGGGTTCTACTATTACAAACAGGGAAGCTAGGGAGTTCTTAAAGTTGGAGTCCGAGTCAGCGACACGTAAAATGTTAAAGAGAATGAACCTTCCAACCACAGGGTCGACAAGGAACAAAAGATACGACTTAACACCTCTCATGGAGCATCCTCCTTCTCCCCCCGAAAAGTCAACACCGAAGTCTTCAAAGAAGCATAATTCCCAATCGCAGCGTATCCATAAAAGAACCCCATGA
- a CDS encoding MarR family transcriptional regulator produces the protein MKDPLLLENQICFKIYTAEREITKLYRGLLEEIGVTYPQYLALLVLWEDGTVSVKELGRKLFLDSGTLTPMLKRMESNGLVDRHRSVEDERSVVISLTKKGEAMKEKAACVPTRLIERLEMDGEELERLDQTLTTILGRLQGKRSE, from the coding sequence ATGAAAGATCCATTATTATTAGAGAATCAAATATGTTTTAAGATTTATACAGCAGAGCGGGAGATTACCAAGTTATATCGCGGGCTGCTTGAAGAAATCGGTGTGACTTATCCGCAATACCTTGCATTGTTAGTGCTTTGGGAAGATGGAACGGTATCTGTAAAAGAATTGGGTCGGAAATTGTTCTTAGATTCGGGAACGTTAACTCCGATGCTGAAAAGAATGGAATCGAACGGACTCGTCGATCGTCACCGATCTGTTGAAGATGAACGGAGCGTCGTGATTTCTCTTACAAAAAAAGGAGAAGCGATGAAAGAAAAAGCTGCTTGTGTTCCGACTCGGTTGATCGAGCGATTAGAGATGGATGGGGAAGAGTTGGAGCGGTTGGATCAGACATTGACGACGATATTGGGAAGACTGCAAGGGAAGAGAAGTGAGTAG